One genomic region from Candidatus Caldarchaeum subterraneum encodes:
- a CDS encoding conserved hypothetical protein (fibronectin-binding protein A, N-terminal): MPGLNTYEIGVLVAECRDRVLDSYVRNVYGFGSRAILLKVWKPSIGSGELWLTAGYSVFYIDQSVEKESTPSTHVLQLRRKVVGKRITDIKQVGGERLVTLGLDGFELVVECMPPGNIVLMKDGVVEWLLEKFESSTRILKVGEKYHPPPAKHSHTLGEAWPVLLKDLNPKTGVVVALARDLGLGGKFAEELVARAGLDKNKRVEQLSDEEVNRLNTVWSELMRELEHPRPRLYRRDGEAIPCATEFQTLSSLQVREVGSFSEAVFLAYLEEMQSLRVREVEEKGRKQLESLAREKGYRMHTLENLEKRKNALEFFISGVEQASAFWETIWQKPAEALEKIRQTTGLDAEMRNGKVLLTKDGLKVTLSRDTSPVKMLGPVYEELKTVKKAVEKLRQEIAEIEKKMNTLSGEYEPSPTVVVKRTASKPKPFREFVTSGGFRALLGRDARSNIMLLKRHLGENDLVLHTEIPGSPAAVLINGVKASETDVQECAQMVGCYSRAWRENFSNVSVYAVKAEQVSFTPPSGQYLPKGSFMVYGSKKFYVVELRLAAIKGEDDVRVVPHLTAKRMGMPFVEIRPGQVKSSDAAKKIITLLGSDTSAEKLEAVAAQIPFGRCSLVDKLINPRLDG, from the coding sequence TTGCCCGGGCTTAACACCTATGAGATTGGTGTTCTTGTCGCGGAGTGTCGAGACCGGGTTCTGGACTCCTATGTGAGAAACGTTTATGGTTTTGGCTCGAGGGCGATTTTGCTCAAGGTTTGGAAGCCCTCGATAGGGAGTGGCGAGCTTTGGCTGACGGCTGGATACTCCGTGTTTTACATTGATCAATCTGTTGAAAAAGAGTCTACCCCCTCAACTCACGTGCTCCAGTTGCGGAGAAAAGTTGTCGGCAAACGAATTACCGATATCAAGCAGGTTGGAGGAGAACGGTTGGTGACCCTTGGTCTTGATGGCTTCGAGCTTGTGGTTGAATGCATGCCGCCGGGCAACATAGTTTTAATGAAAGACGGAGTGGTGGAGTGGCTCTTAGAAAAGTTCGAGTCTTCGACTAGGATATTGAAGGTCGGGGAAAAATATCATCCCCCACCTGCTAAACACTCGCATACCTTGGGAGAAGCGTGGCCAGTTCTTCTCAAAGACCTCAACCCCAAGACGGGTGTCGTGGTCGCTCTGGCGCGTGACCTAGGTTTAGGAGGCAAGTTTGCGGAAGAACTCGTGGCAAGAGCAGGGTTGGACAAAAATAAGCGGGTTGAACAGCTCAGCGACGAAGAGGTCAACCGTCTTAACACCGTGTGGAGCGAGTTGATGCGTGAGCTTGAGCATCCGCGTCCGAGGCTTTACAGAAGAGACGGTGAAGCCATACCCTGTGCAACAGAGTTCCAAACTCTTAGCAGCCTCCAGGTGAGGGAGGTCGGCTCCTTCTCCGAAGCCGTTTTCTTGGCCTATCTCGAGGAGATGCAGAGTCTGCGTGTTCGAGAGGTCGAGGAAAAAGGTCGTAAGCAATTGGAGTCTTTGGCGAGAGAGAAGGGCTATAGGATGCACACCCTCGAGAATCTCGAGAAAAGAAAAAATGCGCTAGAGTTTTTCATATCAGGGGTTGAGCAGGCTTCGGCATTCTGGGAAACGATATGGCAGAAACCTGCCGAGGCCCTTGAAAAAATTAGGCAGACAACGGGTTTGGATGCAGAGATGCGGAACGGAAAAGTTCTCCTCACCAAAGACGGGTTGAAGGTCACCTTAAGCAGGGATACTTCGCCCGTGAAAATGCTCGGACCGGTCTACGAGGAGCTTAAGACAGTGAAGAAGGCGGTGGAGAAGCTGAGGCAGGAAATAGCTGAAATAGAGAAAAAGATGAACACCCTTAGCGGAGAATATGAGCCTAGTCCGACTGTCGTGGTCAAAAGGACCGCGTCAAAGCCAAAACCTTTCAGGGAATTTGTCACATCCGGCGGGTTCAGGGCCTTGTTAGGTAGGGACGCCCGCAGCAACATAATGCTCCTCAAACGACATCTAGGGGAAAATGACCTTGTTCTCCACACAGAAATTCCCGGCTCCCCCGCAGCCGTGCTGATAAACGGCGTCAAGGCCTCTGAAACCGATGTCCAGGAATGTGCCCAGATGGTGGGGTGCTATAGTAGAGCTTGGCGTGAAAACTTCAGCAACGTTTCGGTTTATGCTGTGAAGGCTGAGCAGGTTTCCTTCACACCGCCTTCGGGACAGTATTTGCCAAAGGGCTCATTCATGGTCTACGGCTCAAAAAAATTCTACGTCGTCGAGCTTAGGCTCGCCGCTATCAAGGGAGAAGATGATGTAAGAGTTGTTCCACATTTGACTGCTAAAAGGATGGGAATGCCTTTTGTGGAGATTAGGCCGGGTCAAGTGAAGTCCTCTGACGCCGCCAAGAAAATCATCACGCTACTGGGCTCGGATACCTCAGCGGAAAAACTTGAAGCGGTTGCTGCCCAGATTCCGTTCGGGCGATGCAGTTTAGTAGACAAGCTTATTAATCCACGATTAGATGGTTAG
- a CDS encoding CBS-domain-containing protein yields MVKPATLVEELRVRDVMSSPVVEADAEASAVEVAELMRRYGIGSVVISSQGKPVGIITKTDLVTKVVANGTDPNTVRARDIMTTPLQTVEPDVTIDDALSKMNKLKLSRLVVVYKERLAGIVTIKDILQVTPEILSIVREKLRIGTPASASNQTVAEGYCELCGEWSDYLVRVEDQLLCEDCRIELERKGGASVSE; encoded by the coding sequence ATGGTGAAGCCTGCGACACTCGTTGAGGAGCTGAGGGTCAGGGACGTGATGTCAAGTCCCGTGGTCGAGGCTGATGCAGAAGCGTCAGCGGTTGAGGTCGCTGAGCTTATGAGGCGATACGGAATAGGAAGTGTCGTGATATCTTCCCAGGGTAAGCCTGTAGGCATAATCACCAAAACAGACTTGGTAACCAAGGTTGTCGCCAACGGAACAGACCCTAACACCGTGAGAGCCCGAGATATAATGACCACCCCGCTTCAAACGGTTGAACCAGATGTAACTATAGACGATGCACTCAGCAAGATGAACAAGCTAAAGCTAAGCCGCCTAGTAGTCGTTTACAAGGAAAGACTCGCCGGCATAGTCACGATAAAGGACATTCTACAGGTTACACCGGAGATACTTTCAATCGTGCGTGAGAAGCTGAGGATAGGCACCCCCGCGTCGGCGTCTAACCAGACAGTCGCCGAAGGTTACTGCGAGCTTTGTGGAGAATGGTCTGACTATTTAGTGCGTGTGGAGGACCAGCTTCTCTGCGAAGACTGTCGCATCGAGCTTGAGAGAAAAGGCGGCGCCTCGGTTTCGGAATGA